TTATCGTTGCTGAGCTTCCTGTAAAACTACTGCTTCTTGCACAAGTAGTATTTGTGTCTGTAACAGAAACTAATGTATAGGTTGTTGTACTTGTAACTGGTGTTATGAATGTTGCAAAAGGGGTTCCGCTTACAACACTGTTTGCTGTACGATTTGCTGTTCCGTCATTGTAAACAACGGTATACGGACCCGTACCCGCTGTAGCTGTAAATGTTAATTGTCCGGCGCCTGTTGCACAAAATGGACCATTTGCCGATAAACTTCCTTGTGGTAATGGATTAACGGTTATAGTTGCTGAACCTCCTGTAAAACCCGTACTTCTTACACAACTAAGGGCACCAGTAACAGAAACTAATGTATAGGTTGTTGTACTTGTAACTGGTGTTGTGAATGTTGCAAAAGGGGTTCCGCTTACAACACTGTTTGCTGTACGGTTTGCTGTTCCGTCATTGTAAACAACGGTATATGGACCTATACCGGCTGTCGCTGTAAATGTTAATTGTCCGGCGCCTGTGGCACAAAAAGGTCCGTTTGCCGATAAACTTCCTTGTGGTAATGGATTGACAGTTATCGTTGCTGAGCTTCCTGTAAAACTACTGCTTCTTGCACAAGTAGTATTTGTGTCTGTAACAGAAACTAATGTATAGGTTGTTGTACTTGTAACTGGTGTAGTGAATGTTGCAAAAGGGGTTCCGCTTACAACACTGTTCGCTGTACGATTTGCTGTTCCGTCATTATAAACAACGGTATAAGGACCTGTACCGGCTGTAGCTGTAAAGGTTAATTGTCCTGCGCCTGTTGCACAAAAAGGGCCGTTTGCTGATAAACTTCCTTGTGGTAATGGATTGACAGTTATCGTTGCTGAACTTCCTGTAAAACTACTACTTCTTGCACAAGTAGTATTTGTGTCTGTAACAGAAACTAATGTATAAGTAGTTGTACTTGTAACTGGTGTTGTGAATGTTGCAAAAGGCGTTCCGCTTACAACACTGTTTGCTGTACGGTTTGCTGTTCCGTCATTGTAAACTACTGTATAAGGACCTGTACCGGCTGTAGCTGTAAATGTTAATTGTCCCGCGCCTGTTGCACAAAAAGGTCCGTTTGCTGATAAACTTCCTTGTGGTAATGGATTAACGGTTATAGTTGCTGAACCTCCAGTAAAACTACTGCTTCTTGCGCAAGTTGTATTTGTGTCTGTAACGGAAACTAATGTATAGGTTGTTGTACTTGTAACTGGTGTTGTGAATGTTGCAAAAGGGGTTCCACTTACAACACTGTTTGCTGTACGGTTTGCTGTTCCGTCATTGTAAACTATTGTATAAGGACCTGTACCGGCTGTAGCTGTAAATGTTAATTGTCCAGCGCCTGTTGCACAAAAAGGGCCGTTTGCCGATAAGCTTCCCTGTGGTAATGGGTTAACGGTTATCGTTGCTGAGCTTCCTGTAAAACTACTGCTTCTTACACAAGTAGTATTTGTGTCTGTAACGGAAACTAATGTATAGGTTGTTGTACTTGTAACTGGTGTTGTGAATGTTGCAAAAGGGTTTCCACTTACAACACTGTTTGCTGTACAATTTGCTGTTCCGTCATTGTAAACAACCGTATATGGACCTGTACCCGCTGTGGCTGTAAATGTTAATTGTCCTGCACCTGTTGCACAAAAAGGACCGTTTGCCGACAAACTTCCTTGTGGTAACGGATTAACGGTTATCGTTGCTGAGCTTCCTGTAAAACTACTGCTTCTTGCACAAGTAGTATTTGTGTCTGTAACAGAAACTAATGTATAAGTTGTTGTACTTGTAACTGGTGTTGTGAATGTTGCAAAAGGGGTTCCGCTTACAACACTGTTTGCTGTACGATTTGCTGTTCCGTCATTGTAAACAACGGTATATGGACCTGTACCGGCTGTAGCTGTAAATGTTAATTGTCCGGCGCCTGTTGCACAAAAAGGGCCGTTTGCCGATAAACTTCCTTGTGGTAACGGATTAACGGTTATCGTTGCTGAGCTTCCTGTAAAACTACTGCTTCTTGCACAAGTAGTATTTGTGTCTGTAACAGAAACTAATGTATAAGTTGTTGTACTTGTAACTGGTGTTGTGAATGTTGCAAAAGGGGTTCCGCTTACAACACTGTTTGCTGTACGATTTGCTGTTCCGTCATTGTAAACAACGGTATAAGGACCTGTACCGGCTGTAGCTGTAAATGTTAATTGTCCGGCACCTGTGGCACAAAATGGACCATTTGCTGATAAACTTCCTTGTGGTAACGGATTAACGGTTATCGCTGCTGAGCTTCCTGTAAAACTACTGCTTCTTGCACAAGTAGTATTTGTGTCTGTAACAGAAACTAATGTATAAGTTGTTGTACTTGTAACTGGTGTTGTGAATGTAGCAAAAGGGGTTCCGCTTACAACACTGTTTGCTGTACGATTTGCTGTTCCGTCATTGTAAACTATTGTATAAGGACCTGTACCGGCTGTCGCTGTAAATGTTAATTGTCCGGCGCCTGTTACACAAAAAGGTCCATTTGCCGATAAACTTCCTTGGGGCAATGGATTGATAGTTATAGTCGCTGAACTTCCTGTAAAACCACTGCTTCTTATACAAGTATTGGCATCAGTAACAGAAACTAATGTATAGGTTGTTGTACTTGTAACTGGTGTTGTGAATGTTGCAAAAGGCGTTCCGCTTACAACACTGTTTGCTGTACGATTTGCTGTTCCGTCATTGTAAACAACGGTATAAGGACCAGTACCAGCTGTAGCTGTAAATGTTAATTGTCCGGCACCTGTGGCACAAAAAGGTCCGTTGGCACTTAAACTTCCTTGTGGTAATGGATTTACTGTAACGGTTGTTAATGCAGAATTTAATGCACTACAAATACCGCTTTGTACCACTGCTCTAAATTCTGTAGTTTCTGTAAGTGCTCCTGAAGTATATGTTGTTGCTGTGTTTACAATTGGGGTCCAGGTTGAAAACGGGGTTATTGAAAATTCCCATCGTACAACTGAACCTGTATTCCCTGTCAATGACAAAAGTGCACTTGTTGCTCCGTTGCAAATTGTAGTACCTCCACTAACTGATCCTTGTACTGTCACTGGAGAAATTGTTACATTCGTAGTAATTCCCGTAATTGCAGAGGTACAAACTCCAGAGGTTAATCCGGTAACGGTAATTGAGCTTGTACCTGCAGTTGTTAAGCCTACGGCTGTAAAACTTCCTGTACCAGCACTGTTTACTGTCATTGAGGCCGTTAATCCTGTAGCAGCCGGTGTACCACGACTATATGTTACGGTATAAATACCAGCAGGCAATAATGCTGCACTAGCTGTTACTGTAACTAATGATGTTGGTGATGTAATACAAACGTTATCTGCCGATATCCCTGTAATATTATAAGTTGGACAAGTATAAGTAACAATCACTTGTCCGTGGGCACCTGAACCACCTGCTTGTGCAGAATTTAATCCCGTATGCAATGCACCACTACCGCCGCCGCCAGGTGGATTCCCGTTATTTCCCGGTCCATTGCCTAATAACGCGGTCGAAAGACTTGCTCCTCCTGTACCTCCACCAGCACCACCGGCAGTACCACCGGCACCAGATGAAAGCCCCGCACTTAGCAAGGCAGCACTTCCATTTCCTCCATTTGCACCTGAGGCTGTTGAAATAGAACCTATCGAATCACTGCCTAATCCACCTGCTCCGCCGGGTGCCGCAGCTGCTGATGTATGTGCTGTACCTCCTACTCCGCCCACTGCTAAAATAACGCCTTCAAAACCTTGTATTGTTGAACTGCCTCCTGATACTACTGTAGAAGTTGTTCCCGTGGTCGCTGTAGCTACTTTAATGCTTAATGGCACTCCTGATAATGGATTAACCGTTATAAGACCATGTGCATATGCTCCGCCTCCGCCTCCGCCTCCGCTTCTTCCGTTAAGTAAACCAGAATTACTAGCACCTCCGCCAGCACCACCGGCACCCCATGCCTGAATGTCCATACTAACAATTCCTGCCGGAATAACAACTGATCCATCAGCTGTAAATGTGTGTGGTGGCTGAGCCCATAATGAAGTGTATATAAAAAACAAAACTAAAGTTAGCTTAAGCTTTGCAAGCATGAACAACTTTCTATTTTGTTCAGTAAGCGGCGAATGTTCGCTTAAAAATGGAAGAGAAACCAAAATTTCAAGTAATTTTTTTTTCATAATAAGGCCTTTAAACAATTAAAAAAAATCTATAATCAAATAAGAATCCTTTTAAAAAAATTTCAAATACCATGTAAGCGAAACAGGAACGTGAAAAAACGCTCTGAAACCTGAAAAAAATGAAGAAATAAACGTTTAAGTACTTTTTTGTTTATTTAATTGGTATTTAAAATTAACAATCAGTATTTAGGCGAATAAAAAACTAAAAAAATGATTCTAGTTTTTAATGGGAGTTAGTAAAAGTGTATTACAACTGGCTTTTATGTATGTTCATCGATTAAAACCTATAACAAGGTACGATTTTATTTACATCCAACAACTGTTTTTACTGAAAGAATAATATTTTAACACTTTATGGCTAACCCAATCAACTTTAAATCAGAATATTAATCTTAAAAACCAAGCAAACATAGGCTTTCACAAAAAAAATCCATTCCGTAAAACACGGAATGGATTTTTAAAATTTAAAAAACAGTATGATTAGAATACAATTTTTCTAGAGATCGAATATCCGTTATCTAAGATTACTTTTACCAACAAAATCTGATTGCTAAATTGTAAATCTAATATCTGCAATTCAGTATTCCCTATATTCTTTTTATCATAAAGCATTTTTCCGGAAATATCATAAATCACAACTTCTTCAAGAGCTTCTATAGTTGATGTTACTTTAATGTTTTTATCTTTTACAGAAACAAAAACATTATTATCAATATTTTCAACAAAGTCTCCAGTTCCAAGAGTTTTCTTAGTATAGCTAATGGTAAAACGATCTGTAAAAGTTCCTATCGCAGTTGTAAAAGTATAATTACCTACTCTTAAATCCTGTACAATCCCTGTTACTTTATCTTCTAAATAAATTGCCTGATTATTATTAAATAACCCGTCAACATGATTGATTGCAATGGTAAAATTACCTGCAACTGTAGTTTTATATCCTAACGGAACTCGATCTATATCCTGAAATGGTAAAGCGCGACCCTGAACAGTAAGCTTTGTAGCATCATTAATACTGTAAAAATCTATAAAACTATTAGCATTCATTGTCTGAGCATCATAATTAATATCCCAGCCGTTTGTCGCACCTTCTATATAACCCACCAAAATTTGTTTGAAAGCTCCCTGAGTATTACTTAAATCCAGCCAAATACGGTTTTTCTCTATAGCTTTTACTTGTGCTGTTTTGTAAAACTGATTATTACTTCCACCAATACGCATGTCATTTGTAAACTTAACAAGTTGTGTTCCTGAACCCTGCATAAAGAATCCCTGGCAAGAAGCTATCATACCAGTTGGCGGTGGCCCGTAAGTTCCGTCAGGTAATTTTGCTCCAGTTGAAGTTCCTCCTGTTAAACTAAAAACAGCAAAGTCATTACTAGTATATGCATAAGTACCGGTACCGGTGGCTGCCGGTGGAGAATTATGTGTCCAGAAGTATAATGCTCCCACATTTACTGATGCAGCCTGATTGATAAGAATAAATTTCTCCCCATCTATTGCTGATGGATAAGGATTTCCTATTAAACTCCATTTTGTATCATAAACCTGAACTGAATAATCTCCGTTATTAGGTACACCTGTAAACGTTGCTGTATAAATTGCAGCAATAGTAGTTGAATAAGGTTGAGGAGCTCTCACCCAGTAACCAACTGCTGGTACCATTACTTGTGTTCCATTTATACTATATACCCATGATCCTGTTTGTGGATTATAACTCGCATATTTATCAAATAATGTATTTGGTGATAAGTCATGAAGTGTGTAAGGTGTAATACTATTTGTTATTGGTGTTGACCAGTAAGTAAAGTCATAGCGACGAACTGGTGTCGTATTTCGTTTGTAAATAATGTTTCCTGTGTTAATTACACTGTTTAATTGATATAAACTGGCACTATCCTCAAATGTTAAACTAGTTCCCGCTCCGGCATCAACAATAAGTCCATTATCAAGGATTAAAGTATTCCCTGAATTTATTGTTACTTTTTTTCCTGCATCAACCTTACATGAACAACCTTTTAAATCTCCCACTGATTGATAATCCTCAGCAAATTCAATACTTTCAGTTGATGTACTTGTTGGTGCGATTCCTTTTGACCATCCTAGGCTTGGGCCTCTCCAAATATTTGTTTCAGAAGCTTTTATTTCTACATTATTTACAGTTACCGGACAATTATCTCCATATTGAACTGTAAAGCTATAAATCCCGGGAGCTAAATTAGTAATTGTATATGGATCTGTACTTCCTACATAAGATGTTGACACTGGGCCATTCTGTTGGATCGTCCAAGTTGGCGTTGTTGACGTCGTAATAGGTAAACCGCTAAGGGAAATACTTCCTGTTGATGTAACACATGTAGGTTGTATAATATTAAACACCGTTGGTAAGGTCAAGAAAGGTTTCACTGTAACTGTCGTTCCTGCAGAGGCAAGACTTTGACAACCTGATGCGTTTGTTACCTGAACAGAATAAGTTCCGGATGTAGTTACCATTATACTTTGTGTAGTTGCACCTGTTGACCATAAATAACTTGATCCGGCACTAGAAGTTAAAGTAACACTATCTCCTTCGCAAAATGTTGTTGGTCCGCTTGCTGATATTGTTGGAGTTGCAGGTTTTGGATTAACTGTAACTGTCGTTGCTGCAGAAGCAAGACTTAGACAACCCGATGCGTTTGTTATCTGAACTGTATAACTTCCTGAGGCCGATACAACTATGCTTTGCGTAGTTGCTCCTGTTGACCATAAATAACTTGTTCCCGCACTAGATGTTAGGGTAACATTACCACCTTCGCAAAATGTGGTTGATCCGCTTGCTGATATTATTGGAGTAGCTGGTTTCGGATTAACTGTAACTGTAGTTGCTGCAGAGGCAAGACTTTGACAACCAGAGGCGTTTGTTATCTGAACGGTATAACTTCCTGAGGCCGATACAACTATACTTTGTGTAGTTGCTCCTGTTGACCATAAATAACTTGATCCGGCACTAGAAGTTAAGGTAACACTGCCTCCAGAACAAAATGTGGTTGATCCGCTTGCTGATATTGTTGGAGTCGCAGGTTTCGGATTAACTGTAACTGTTGTTGCTGCAGAGGCAAGACTTTGACAACCTGATGCGTTTGTTATCTGAACGGTATAACTTCCAGAGGCCGATACAACTATGCTTTGCGTAGTGGCTCCTGTTGACCATAAATAACTTGTTCCCACACTAGAAGTTAAGGTAACACTGCCTCCAATACAAAATGTGGTTGATCCGCTTGCTGATATTGTTGGAGTAGCAGGTTTCGGATTAACTGTAACTGTAGTTGCTGCAGAGGCAAGACTTTGACAACCTGATGCGTTTGTTATCTGAACGGTATAACTTCCAGAGGCCGATACAACTATGCTTTGCGTAGTTGCTCCTGTTGACCATAAATAACTTGTTCCCACACTAGAAGTTAAGGTAACACTGCCTCCAATACAAAATGTGGTTGATCCGCTTGCTGATATTGTTGGAGTAGCAGGTTTCGGATTAACTGTAACTGTAGTTGCTGCAGAGGCAAGACTTTGACAACCTGATGCGTTTGTTATCTGAACTGTATAACTTCCTGATGCCGATACAACTATGCTTTGCGTAGTGGCTCCTGTTGACCATAAATAACTTGTTCCCGCACTGGAGGTTAAGGTAACACTGCCTCCTGAACAAAATGTGGTTGATCCGCTTGCTGATATTGTTGGAGTAGCAGGTTTCGGATTAACTGTAACTGTCGTTGCCGCAGAGGCAAGACTTTGACAACCTGATGCGTTTGTTATCTGAACTGTATAACTTCCAGAGGCCGATACAACTATGCTTTGCGTAGTGGCTCCAGTTGACCATAAATAACTTGTTCCCACACTAGATGTTAAGGTAACACTGCCTCCAGAACAAAATGTGGTTGATCCGCTTGCTGATATTGTTGGAGTAGCAGGTTTCGGATTAACTGTAACTGTCGTTGCCGCAGAGGCAAGACTTTGACAACCAGATGCGTTTGTTACCTGAACGGTATAACTTCCTGAGGCTGATACAACTATACTTTGTGTAGTTGCTCCTGTTGACCATAAATAACTTGATCCGGCACTAGAAGTTAAGGTAACACTGCCTCCAGAACAAAATGTGGTTGATCCGCTTGCTGATATTGTTGGAGTCGCAGGTTTCGGATTAACTGTAACTGTCGTTGCTGCAGAGGCAAGACTTTGACAACCTGATGCGTTTGTTATCTGAACTGTATAACTTCCAGAGGCCGATACAACTATGCTTTGTGTAGTTGCTCCTGTTGACCATAAATAACTTGTTCCCGCACTAGAAGTTAAGGTAACACTGCCTCCAATACAAAATGTGGTTGATCCGCCTGCTGATATTGTTGGAGTAGCTGGTTTTGGATTAACTGTAACTGTCGTTGCCACAGATGCTGGACTTAGACAACCTGATGCGTTTCCAACCTGAACAGTATAACTTCCTGATGTAGTTACCGCTATACTTTGCGTAGTGGCTCCTGTTGACCATAAATAACTTGTTCCCGCACTGGAAGTTAAAGTAACACTGCCTCCAGAACAAAATGTGGTTGGTCCGCCTGCTGATATTGTTGGTGCTGCAGGTTTGGAGTTAACGGTAACAAAAATAGTTTTGGAATTAGAGTAACTGGTTCCATTATATGTAGTGGTATAAGTAAGATTCGCTTCGTAAGTTCCGAGAGTGGGATTTGCGAAAGACACTACAGATTGATTAACAGGGTAAGTCGTAAATACTGATGCTCCGGGAGGCTTGATAGACCATTGCCAGCTCAACGAATCTCCATCCAGACCTTTTCTTGCTGCGGTAAAAGTTAGCGTACTTCCCTCGCAACCAGGTGCATTACTACCCGGATTAGACTGTAACGTCCCTCCTGAATTATTAACATCTTCAAATGTATATGGAGCACTACTATCGTCACAGGTAGCAAACTTCAATGTACCTATATATATAGCAACACTACCTGAGCATTGTCCATTATCATTAATAAATCCGGGAGAATTAATAGCTATGCTTGTTCCTGAAGGAAATCTAATAGCAGCCGGGTTAGTTGTAAAACCTAATACACCATTAATAATGACGTTTAAGGTATTACCAGCGGCAGTTGTTACTGTTCGATCTCCACTATCTAATAATGTCCCATTTATAGTTATAGATTTCGCCGAAACATTTGAATTAATTGTAATCGTTGACCCGTTAGCTATAATAACATCATCGTTTATTGTAGGCACAATCCCGCCCACCCATGATGATGTAGAAGACCAATTTCCTGTTCCTGTACTTGTTATAGTTGCTCCATTTGCAAATCCAAAACAAAATAGTATTAAAAAAATAAAAAGTAGTTTTTTGTTCATGACATGTAGATTTAAAATTTAACAGTAGATTTTTGATGCAATTTTTACTCTAAAAGCTGCTAAAAAAATGCGCTTTTTTTCATCTTCTATCTCAGGGTTTTTTAATCCTAATTTTCACCCTAAAATGCCATAAACAATTTACAATTTTCTACTAACTAAACCTAAATCAACACCTTATATTTTGGTCAAAAAACCACGTTTTTATTATTTTAAGTTATTTCTCATAAAAAAAAATTTTTTATGTAATTCATCATTTAAAAAATGTAACTCATCTGATAAATTAAATGTGTTATTTTCAGTTATTTCATCAAAATATGACGATTTGAAAAAAAAATATGTTAAAATTTAAATTTAACATCAAAAAAAGCGTCAGGTCAAGTCCATTTGGCTAAAATTTATTTCAAAAATAAAAGCCATTTCAAAACAAGAAATTGCTTTAAAAATATAAGTTAAATAGTACTAAAATATAATTTTATGAGTCGTATTTGAACCGTTCTCCAAAGTTACTTTTATCAATAAAATTTGATTTTGGGAAGACAGATTTTCGATTGAAAATTTACTGTTTTTAATCCCCTTTTTTTGATAAATTTCTCTTCCTAAAATGTCAAAAACAGAAATATCTTTAATGTTATTTTTTTCAGCATCTACCTTTATACTTTTTTTGTTTACAAAAACAAGAATTTTATTTGCTTCTGCTTCAAAATGAACTTGCAAGAAAAAGTTGAGCAAAACTTATATACTCTTTACGCTACTTTTTTAGATTGATTAGACATTAAACTATGATATTCCTTTATCGTTAAATTTCCAAGAGCAGAATGTCTTCTGTGTTGCTCTTAACACGATCATTTTATAATAAACGGTTCCGTATAAGGAATTAACCTGAAAATAGTATTATCATAAATGATCAAACTAAATCATAAAGAGATTCAAGCTATAAAAAATCCAATACTGATGAAAATCAGCTATTGGATTTTTACTTTTTCAATATCAATTACAGTTTTTACACCCATTCAGTTGGTTTGAATATATTCTCAAGGTTTTCAGTTCTAGAAAATGTGTTTTGTAAATATTTAAATCTGTAGATTTTCCTAAAAAAGTTTCTGCAGGTGTATTTCCCTGCAGTGAGAATTGTGGATGTATCGTATTATAAGTTAGTACATTTTCTATTAAAGAGGACTCTAGCAGTTCTCTATTGTGAAGGAGAAACGATTATTCCACCAATAATATTTTATAATGTCTCAAATGATACTGTTAGGTATTGCTTTATCATTTCAAATTTTTCTTTCGATGGATTAACAATACAAACCCAATTAAGTGGTCCGTAGGTGGGATGGGGTAAAAGCATATTCTCTTGGGTAAAATCTATACCAATGTTCATATAAGCCTCGAGTTTTTTATCATTCGTCATACTTCCAAACTTAGAGTTAAAAGTTTCTTTGTCGATTGGGAAATTCAACCGAAAAAAACCGTCCCGGTTTAGATTAGACAGGCTATCATAATCATTGTCTTTACTTATAAGTGTAACAAAAGGAAGTTTATCATTACTTTTATGCATAAAAAACAAATCCCCATCATTCTCCATTATGCTTAATCCTTCAAAATTTTGAAGTAAGTAGGTCTTAATTTCATCAATTGTCATATTCTCTATTTTTGTTAAATTTAAAATTAATATTTTGTATTTACAATAAGTTACCTATTTGGTACATAGTTGGTTCTGTCGCATCTGTTTTATTAAAACATGATTAAGTTGGCAGCAGTATAAAGTTATGCCGCTAAAGAACAAAATGACTTAAACATAGTTATCCCTGGATTACCTCATTTATTTTTTTCTCAGCATGTGCACAACCTTAATTCCACTAAGAGTTCTCCAGCTAGTACCAACTTCTTTCGTTTGTCCATTTACACTTCAATAAATGGATTAAATTTATATACCCAACATTGGATTGTAGCATTGTCAACTTGAACTCCCCTCATTTTCATTATCTCTTCAATATCTCGGTAACTTAACGAAAATCTAAGTTTGAACTATACAGACTGAAGAATAATCGATTATGGGAATGATAAGTGATAAATACAGTTTGGACAAAAAATTTACTTTGGGTTCTATGAAAAACGTGATGTCTCATTATATAGGTGTAGGAACTTACAATACAGCAATGCCAAAAGGTAAAATTCTGACCTATAAAGTTGATGATTTTAGAAAACTGCTAAAATTTGAAAAAGAAGAAACCATTTGGTGGAGAGATCAAATTGAAGCTGACATGGAGTATGAAATGCTTTCGGAATTGGGGCTTGATTTTAATCAGGAAAAAATGTACCAAAGCGGTTTCAAATTCAGAAGTTTTGATGAGTTTCCGGCAGAATATTTAAATGATGTACTTTTCTATCATTTTAACTTGTGAGCATTCTTTAAATTTACCTGATGTTCAGTGGGGACATGATAGTGTGACTTGGAATAATTTGTTTTTTAAAATCTTAAAAATGGGTTATTAAACTGAAATCAATGCTGTTGAAAAGAAAGAAAGAAATTCTGAATTTATTACAAATATTAAATCCATCTGATTCAAATTATGATATACTAAAATCTGAGTTTGAAACTATCGTAATGTTTGATCAATTTTTCTTTAAAATTTTGGCTGTTTTACACGATAAGTACAAAGACAACAATGTTTGTCTGGATAGTTGGTGTGATTAATTTTAACACATAGTCCTGAAGCTTCGGGATTATGTGTAAAATCAAATACTTAATTTGTATCTAACCTAATTACGATCAAATTTTATTAGATTAAACTTTGGTCATCTAAAAAATGGCAATACTATTTTTAAATAGAAAAACTTCTTTCCCACTAAATTATAATAAGGATTTAAAAAAGAGAATTCCCTTTTTGTTTAAAATCTTAATTGCACATTCTGCAAAAAATCATCTTTGCAAATCATCTGAAATTTTGCAAAAAAGTGGGTTAAAAACTGTCAAATAAAACAAAAATCAAACATCTTTTATCTTCTAAATTACTTAAAATTCTTCTTAATTAAGATGAAATTAAGCGTTTTTTTGGTATATAAAACTCTCCTCTACACGCTTCAAATTGTATTTAATCTATAATATTTGCGCTTTATCGATATTTTAAAATTAAACAATAACTCATTGATTATTAATAAGTTAACAACTTAAAGTAAGCTTATTTCTACAAACACCTTTATCCCGAAAAAAATCCAAATTTTAAAAATATGAGATTTTTTCATCCTTTCTTTTTAAAAAAAGTTCAATTCAACGAGTATTTAAGTAATTCAAAGAGAAAAGAAATCAAATCTAATTAAAGAATATAATTTTGATATCGTAATTAATGTGTTAATTTTTTAAGATAAAAATAATATTGATTTCAGATCATTATCGCCCGATACTTTTTAGTCAAATAGAAACTGATTAAAAAAAACTGAAAATTTCATAAAATATAAAGCTAAAAACATGGGAACTAAAACTACTCTAAAAACGACAAAAAAAAATGAAGGGTTCTGTAAGTTAAATTTATATTCCAAAAATAATTCGACTTCTAAAAATCCTACATCAAAAATTAATTCAAATTTTATTTTAGTCTTAATTTTTATACTGATCTCTACATTTGCATTTGCGCAAAGTGGTTCATGTAATGCAACACTTATTGTTGAAAATAATGGAAATATAAGAAGTACCCCTCCTGCTGGAACTTATTATTCTATGGTTCTGACTAATAACAGCTCATCAACTGACACTTATATCTTAAGCGCTAAGAATATTAATAATTCTTGTGCCAATACCGACGGAAGCTCTACAGCAACTAATGTAATCATTAATACTGATTTTATTGATTCTCAAAAAAGCACTATCAGCGAAATTAGTATAGGTGCGGGACAATCTGTAAATTTTTATATACACGTTACCCTGCCAGTAAATACAGCCGTAGAAAAGTGGTCTTGTGATCAGATTACTGCAACTTCAAAAAACTGTACAAATTATTCTATTAATACAGTTTTACACACTTACATTATTAATCCTTCTAATGATTAATCAAATTATACACGGTGTTA
This genomic interval from uncultured Flavobacterium sp. contains the following:
- a CDS encoding T9SS sorting signal type C domain-containing protein — encoded protein: MNKKLLFIFLILFCFGFANGATITSTGTGNWSSTSSWVGGIVPTINDDVIIANGSTITINSNVSAKSITINGTLLDSGDRTVTTAAGNTLNVIINGVLGFTTNPAAIRFPSGTSIAINSPGFINDNGQCSGSVAIYIGTLKFATCDDSSAPYTFEDVNNSGGTLQSNPGSNAPGCEGSTLTFTAARKGLDGDSLSWQWSIKPPGASVFTTYPVNQSVVSFANPTLGTYEANLTYTTTYNGTSYSNSKTIFVTVNSKPAAPTISAGGPTTFCSGGSVTLTSSAGTSYLWSTGATTQSIAVTTSGSYTVQVGNASGCLSPASVATTVTVNPKPATPTISAGGSTTFCIGGSVTLTSSAGTSYLWSTGATTQSIVVSASGSYTVQITNASGCQSLASAATTVTVNPKPATPTISASGSTTFCSGGSVTLTSSAGSSYLWSTGATTQSIVVSASGSYTVQVTNASGCQSLASAATTVTVNPKPATPTISASGSTTFCSGGSVTLTSSVGTSYLWSTGATTQSIVVSASGSYTVQITNASGCQSLASAATTVTVNPKPATPTISASGSTTFCSGGSVTLTSSAGTSYLWSTGATTQSIVVSASGSYTVQITNASGCQSLASAATTVTVNPKPATPTISASGSTTFCIGGSVTLTSSVGTSYLWSTGATTQSIVVSASGSYTVQITNASGCQSLASAATTVTVNPKPATPTISASGSTTFCIGGSVTLTSSVGTSYLWSTGATTQSIVVSASGSYTVQITNASGCQSLASAATTVTVNPKPATPTISASGSTTFCSGGSVTLTSSAGSSYLWSTGATTQSIVVSASGSYTVQITNASGCQSLASAATTVTVNPKPATPIISASGSTTFCEGGNVTLTSSAGTSYLWSTGATTQSIVVSASGSYTVQITNASGCLSLASAATTVTVNPKPATPTISASGPTTFCEGDSVTLTSSAGSSYLWSTGATTQSIMVTTSGTYSVQVTNASGCQSLASAGTTVTVKPFLTLPTVFNIIQPTCVTSTGSISLSGLPITTSTTPTWTIQQNGPVSTSYVGSTDPYTITNLAPGIYSFTVQYGDNCPVTVNNVEIKASETNIWRGPSLGWSKGIAPTSTSTESIEFAEDYQSVGDLKGCSCKVDAGKKVTINSGNTLILDNGLIVDAGAGTSLTFEDSASLYQLNSVINTGNIIYKRNTTPVRRYDFTYWSTPITNSITPYTLHDLSPNTLFDKYASYNPQTGSWVYSINGTQVMVPAVGYWVRAPQPYSTTIAAIYTATFTGVPNNGDYSVQVYDTKWSLIGNPYPSAIDGEKFILINQAASVNVGALYFWTHNSPPAATGTGTYAYTSNDFAVFSLTGGTSTGAKLPDGTYGPPPTGMIASCQGFFMQGSGTQLVKFTNDMRIGGSNNQFYKTAQVKAIEKNRIWLDLSNTQGAFKQILVGYIEGATNGWDINYDAQTMNANSFIDFYSINDATKLTVQGRALPFQDIDRVPLGYKTTVAGNFTIAINHVDGLFNNNQAIYLEDKVTGIVQDLRVGNYTFTTAIGTFTDRFTISYTKKTLGTGDFVENIDNNVFVSVKDKNIKVTSTIEALEEVVIYDISGKMLYDKKNIGNTELQILDLQFSNQILLVKVILDNGYSISRKIVF
- a CDS encoding DUF6194 family protein, which codes for MTIDEIKTYLLQNFEGLSIMENDGDLFFMHKSNDKLPFVTLISKDNDYDSLSNLNRDGFFRLNFPIDKETFNSKFGSMTNDKKLEAYMNIGIDFTQENMLLPHPTYGPLNWVCIVNPSKEKFEMIKQYLTVSFETL